In one Modestobacter sp. L9-4 genomic region, the following are encoded:
- a CDS encoding radical SAM domain-containing protein, whose protein sequence is MTMLRRMRAHVRELAARTRPVHPATEAALAERWAALPDHVKTPAQSLGQHAVGCEGTHGVFPKCNLTCTPCYHSADANKVRVDGEHTVREIEAQMAYLEERRGPYAHAQLIGGEVSLLPPDAHAAALQTMRAHGRSPMSMTHGDFDPEYLRALVTDDDGALRFDRISFAAHFDMLMRGRRGAVKPKSEAELNPFRQRFVQMFRDLAAETGLKYYLAHNMTVTPANLDQVAETVRAVLPMGFSMMSFQPAAHVGDDRRWKESYTAVDVDAVWAQLEAGLGHRVPHEGIEFGDPRCNRVAFGFMVDGHWHGVVHPDDAADRAARDRFFAHYGGVAFSGTPPLLLVVKLARVLRHHPGDLPVALRWAARTVRRVGGLRTVVTAAREGKLGLMTFEVHSFMDAEQVGPAWAMMQRGETATDPQLLATQERLAACTYSMSHPETGQLVPACAQHSVLDIAENVELRRLLPLTVV, encoded by the coding sequence ATGACCATGCTCAGGCGGATGCGGGCCCACGTGCGGGAGCTCGCCGCGCGGACCCGGCCGGTGCACCCGGCGACGGAGGCGGCGCTGGCTGAGCGCTGGGCGGCGCTGCCGGACCACGTGAAGACCCCGGCGCAGAGCCTCGGGCAGCACGCGGTGGGCTGCGAGGGCACCCACGGCGTCTTCCCGAAGTGCAACCTGACCTGCACGCCCTGCTACCACTCGGCCGACGCCAACAAGGTCCGCGTCGACGGTGAGCACACCGTGCGCGAGATCGAGGCGCAGATGGCCTACCTCGAGGAGCGCCGCGGCCCCTACGCCCACGCCCAGCTGATCGGCGGCGAGGTGAGCCTGCTGCCGCCGGACGCGCACGCCGCCGCGCTGCAGACGATGCGCGCCCACGGCCGCTCGCCCATGTCGATGACGCACGGCGACTTCGACCCCGAGTACCTGCGCGCCCTGGTCACCGACGACGACGGCGCGCTGCGCTTCGACCGGATCAGCTTCGCGGCCCACTTCGACATGCTCATGCGTGGCCGCCGCGGCGCGGTGAAGCCGAAGAGCGAGGCCGAGCTCAACCCGTTCCGCCAGCGCTTCGTGCAGATGTTCCGCGACCTGGCCGCGGAGACCGGGCTCAAGTACTACCTGGCCCACAACATGACCGTCACCCCGGCCAACCTCGACCAGGTCGCCGAGACGGTGCGCGCCGTGCTGCCCATGGGCTTCTCGATGATGAGCTTCCAGCCCGCCGCCCACGTGGGCGACGACCGCCGCTGGAAGGAGTCCTACACCGCGGTGGACGTCGACGCGGTGTGGGCGCAGCTGGAGGCCGGGCTCGGCCACCGGGTGCCCCACGAGGGCATCGAGTTCGGCGACCCGCGCTGCAACCGGGTGGCCTTCGGGTTCATGGTCGACGGGCACTGGCACGGCGTGGTCCACCCCGACGACGCGGCCGACCGCGCGGCCCGCGACCGGTTCTTCGCCCACTACGGCGGCGTGGCCTTCAGCGGCACCCCGCCGCTGCTGCTGGTGGTCAAGCTGGCCCGCGTGCTCCGTCACCACCCCGGCGACCTGCCGGTGGCGCTGCGCTGGGCGGCCCGCACCGTCCGCCGCGTCGGCGGCCTGCGCACCGTCGTGACGGCGGCCCGGGAGGGGAAGCTGGGACTGATGACCTTCGAGGTGCACAGCTTCATGGACGCCGAGCAGGTGGGCCCGGCCTGGGCGATGATGCAGCGCGGCGAGACGGCCACCGACCCGCAGCTGCTGGCCACCCAGGAGCGGCTGGCCGCCTGCACCTACTCGATGTCGCACCCCGAGACCGGCCAGCTGGTGCCCGCCTGTGCCCAGCACTCGGTGCTCGACATCGCCGAGAACGTCGAGCTGCGGAGGCTCCTACCCCTGACCGTCGTCTGA
- a CDS encoding aldo/keto reductase, giving the protein MQYRQLGSSGLRVSTLTLGTMTFGGAGDFAKVGSTQVDEAREQVDLALEAGVNLIDTADVYSAGLSEEIVGQVLAGRRDDVLIASKVRFPMGEGPNDGGLSRHHVVRGCEASLRRLGTDHIDLYQLHEWDGLTPLEETFAALRTLVDAGKVRYVGISNFAGWQLMKAVGTAERIGAPRPVSQQVYYSLQGREAEYELVPAGLDQGLGVLVWSPLAGGLLSGKYRRGQQPAEGRQLSDWGEPPVYDQEGLYDTIEVLVAVAEARGVPAAQVALAWTLSRPGITSVVIGARTTDQLRQNLAAADLVLEDAEIARLEEVSHPPLLYPYWHQAATAADRLGPADLSLLQRHIG; this is encoded by the coding sequence ATGCAGTACCGCCAGCTGGGCAGCTCGGGCCTGAGGGTGTCGACGCTGACCCTGGGCACGATGACCTTCGGTGGGGCCGGTGACTTCGCCAAGGTCGGCAGCACCCAGGTCGACGAGGCCCGCGAGCAGGTCGACCTGGCCCTGGAGGCCGGCGTCAACCTGATCGACACCGCCGACGTCTACTCCGCCGGGCTGAGCGAGGAGATCGTCGGCCAGGTCCTCGCCGGCCGCCGGGACGACGTCCTGATCGCCTCCAAGGTCCGCTTCCCGATGGGCGAGGGCCCCAACGACGGCGGGCTGAGCCGGCACCACGTCGTCCGCGGGTGCGAGGCCTCGCTGCGCCGGCTCGGCACCGACCACATCGACCTCTACCAGCTGCACGAGTGGGACGGGCTGACCCCGCTGGAGGAGACCTTCGCCGCACTCCGCACGCTGGTCGACGCCGGCAAGGTGCGCTACGTCGGCATCTCGAACTTCGCCGGCTGGCAGCTGATGAAGGCCGTCGGGACGGCCGAGCGCATCGGCGCCCCGCGGCCGGTCAGCCAGCAGGTCTACTACTCGCTGCAGGGCCGGGAGGCCGAGTACGAGCTGGTGCCGGCCGGCCTGGACCAGGGGCTGGGCGTGCTGGTGTGGAGCCCGCTGGCCGGCGGGCTGCTGTCGGGCAAGTACCGCCGCGGGCAGCAGCCGGCCGAGGGCCGCCAGCTGTCGGACTGGGGCGAGCCGCCCGTGTACGACCAGGAGGGGCTGTACGACACGATCGAGGTGCTGGTGGCCGTCGCCGAGGCCCGCGGCGTGCCGGCCGCGCAGGTCGCCCTGGCGTGGACGCTGTCCCGGCCCGGCATCACCTCCGTGGTGATCGGCGCCCGCACCACCGACCAGCTGCGGCAGAACCTCGCCGCCGCGGACCTGGTGCTCGAGGACGCCGAGATCGCCCGGCTGGAGGAGGTCAGCCACCCGCCGCTGCTCTACCCCTACTGGCACCAGGCGGCCACCGCCGCCGACCGCCTCGGCCCCGCCGACCTCAGCCTGCTGCAGCGCCACATCGGCTGA
- a CDS encoding amidohydrolase family protein, giving the protein MVQRFTARAVVVGDRAGTVVPDAVLDVADGMISWVGPARDAPPAPDAEVTALPGVLVPGMVNTHAHSPMVLFRGQGEGLPLDRWLAEVMWPREARLTPEDVEVAMTAASAEMLRHGVTTSVEMYFHPERIAAALRATGGRGVIANPLIGLPGFGSFDEQLETAVRLSAANDAQVEYGIGPHAAYTVPLPVLAQAAEAARARDLLLTVHVAETATEGDELLATHGLSVPQLLASHDVLGGRVLGAHCVHMDDGDLELWREYDVAVAHCPGSNTKLASGTARLRDMLDLGIRVGMGTDGPASNDNLDLFEDLRLAAQLARLRERDAMALTAPEAFWLATGAAADAIGRPDLGQLAAGRRADLVHVDTDDIAFVPVGEVTDLLTHLVWSVGSRHVRDTWVAGRQVVAGGVSTTVDEAALRADVQTRAMRLAGR; this is encoded by the coding sequence ATGGTGCAGCGATTCACCGCCCGCGCCGTCGTGGTCGGGGACCGCGCCGGCACCGTCGTCCCCGACGCCGTGCTGGACGTGGCCGACGGCATGATCAGCTGGGTCGGCCCCGCCCGAGATGCCCCACCGGCCCCGGACGCCGAGGTCACGGCGCTGCCCGGCGTCCTGGTGCCCGGCATGGTCAACACCCACGCGCACTCGCCGATGGTGCTGTTCCGCGGTCAGGGCGAGGGGCTGCCGCTGGACCGCTGGCTCGCCGAGGTGATGTGGCCGCGTGAGGCGAGGCTCACGCCCGAGGACGTCGAGGTCGCCATGACCGCGGCCTCGGCGGAGATGCTGCGGCACGGGGTCACCACCAGCGTGGAGATGTACTTCCACCCCGAGCGGATCGCCGCGGCGCTGCGCGCCACCGGCGGGCGCGGGGTGATCGCCAACCCGCTGATCGGGCTGCCCGGCTTCGGCAGCTTCGACGAGCAGCTGGAGACCGCCGTCCGGCTCTCGGCCGCCAACGACGCGCAGGTCGAGTACGGGATCGGTCCGCACGCGGCCTACACGGTGCCGCTGCCGGTGCTCGCCCAGGCGGCCGAGGCGGCCCGCGCGCGCGACCTGCTGCTCACCGTGCACGTCGCCGAGACCGCCACCGAGGGCGACGAGCTACTGGCCACCCACGGGCTCAGCGTCCCGCAGCTGCTGGCCAGCCACGACGTCCTGGGCGGGCGGGTGCTGGGCGCCCACTGCGTGCACATGGACGACGGCGACCTGGAGCTGTGGCGGGAGTACGACGTCGCCGTCGCCCACTGCCCAGGCAGCAACACCAAGCTGGCCAGCGGCACCGCCCGGCTGCGGGACATGCTCGACCTGGGCATCCGGGTCGGCATGGGCACCGACGGCCCGGCGTCCAACGACAACCTCGACCTGTTCGAGGACCTGCGGCTGGCCGCGCAGCTGGCCCGCCTCCGCGAGCGGGACGCCATGGCGCTCACCGCCCCCGAGGCGTTCTGGCTGGCCACGGGCGCGGCAGCCGACGCGATCGGCCGCCCGGACCTGGGGCAGCTGGCCGCGGGGCGGCGCGCGGACCTGGTGCACGTCGACACCGACGACATCGCGTTCGTGCCGGTCGGGGAGGTCACCGACCTGCTCACCCACCTGGTCTGGTCGGTGGGCAGCCGGCACGTGCGCGACACCTGGGTCGCCGGCCGGCAGGTCGTGGCCGGCGGTGTGTCGACCACGGTCGACGAGGCGGCGCTGCGGGCCGACGTGCAGACCCGCGCGATGCGCCTCGCCGGCCGCTGA
- a CDS encoding DedA family protein — MTALAATGSDQGGITGFLLDLVDKLGAVGVGLTILIETVVPPIPSEAVLGAAGVLINDGRLDVVPVVLFATLGSVVGALVLYAVGRGLGPRRSHAFLDRLPLVETADVDRTFAWFEKHGRSAVFFGRMVPIVRSFVSVPAGVVHMPLPQFLLFTTAGSLIWNSLLIGLGVAAGDFIEANLHYLDYVVAAVVVGAVGWFLYRKISGRMRRPAQAGRHLPADPRDDEAA; from the coding sequence ATGACAGCCCTCGCTGCCACCGGTTCCGACCAGGGTGGGATCACCGGTTTCCTGCTCGACCTCGTCGACAAGCTGGGCGCCGTGGGCGTCGGGCTGACGATCCTGATCGAGACGGTCGTCCCCCCGATCCCCAGCGAGGCCGTGCTCGGCGCCGCCGGGGTGCTGATCAACGACGGCCGGCTGGACGTCGTCCCGGTGGTGCTGTTCGCCACCCTCGGCTCGGTGGTGGGGGCGCTGGTCCTGTACGCGGTCGGTCGCGGGCTGGGGCCACGGCGCTCGCACGCGTTCCTCGACCGGCTGCCGCTGGTCGAGACCGCCGACGTCGACCGCACCTTCGCCTGGTTCGAGAAGCACGGCCGGTCGGCGGTGTTCTTCGGCCGGATGGTGCCCATCGTGCGCAGCTTCGTGTCGGTGCCCGCCGGTGTGGTGCACATGCCGCTGCCGCAGTTCCTGCTCTTCACCACGGCCGGGTCGCTGATCTGGAACAGCCTGCTGATCGGTCTCGGCGTGGCGGCCGGCGACTTCATCGAGGCGAACCTGCACTACCTGGACTACGTGGTCGCCGCCGTCGTCGTCGGGGCCGTCGGCTGGTTCCTGTACCGCAAGATCAGCGGCCGGATGCGGCGGCCCGCCCAGGCCGGCAGGCACCTGCCCGCCGACCCCCGGGACGACGAGGCCGCGTGA
- a CDS encoding HAD-IA family hydrolase, protein MTRTRPEVVAFDVNETLLDLAPVGAALTEQGSSADALPAVFSRTLLTGLAGSTAGTWFSFRAAFESSVAQVTGLPGTACSAVADAFMELSPHPDVEPALRRLVGAGVRVVTLSHGAPGVAEAGLTRGGVAVLVERMLTSESIRAWKPAREAYLWAVGVCGVAPEQMALVAAQSWDVLGARRAGLTTGFTSGRSERVFADVLGAPDVQGGTLVEVVDALLALPPR, encoded by the coding sequence GTGACCCGCACCCGCCCGGAGGTCGTCGCGTTCGACGTCAACGAGACGCTGCTCGACCTCGCTCCCGTCGGGGCGGCGCTGACCGAGCAGGGCTCCTCGGCCGACGCGCTGCCCGCGGTCTTCTCCCGCACCCTGCTCACCGGCCTGGCGGGCAGCACCGCAGGCACCTGGTTCTCCTTCCGCGCCGCCTTCGAGTCCTCGGTCGCCCAGGTGACCGGGCTGCCGGGCACCGCCTGCTCCGCCGTCGCCGACGCGTTCATGGAGCTGTCGCCGCACCCCGACGTCGAGCCCGCGCTGCGCCGGCTGGTGGGCGCCGGCGTGCGGGTCGTGACGCTCAGCCACGGGGCGCCCGGCGTGGCCGAGGCGGGGCTGACCCGCGGCGGGGTGGCGGTCCTCGTCGAGCGGATGCTCACCTCGGAGTCGATCCGGGCGTGGAAGCCCGCGCGGGAGGCCTACCTGTGGGCGGTGGGCGTCTGTGGCGTGGCACCGGAGCAGATGGCCCTGGTCGCGGCCCAATCCTGGGACGTGCTCGGCGCCCGGCGTGCGGGGCTCACCACCGGGTTCACCTCCGGGCGGTCGGAGCGGGTGTTCGCCGACGTCCTCGGCGCCCCCGACGTGCAGGGCGGCACGCTGGTCGAGGTCGTCGACGCACTGCTCGCGCTCCCTCCCCGGTGA
- a CDS encoding alpha/beta family hydrolase, with protein MREVATPLGPARVYASEPDGAVRGTLVLGGGAGGGVDAADLVAVAGAGCAAGWRVLRVDQPWRVAGKRIAPAPARLDEGWTAVLAGLAADGQLTGPLVLGGRSAGARVACRTASSAGAAGVLALAFPLHPPGRPEKSRAAELALAGVPLLVVQGRTDAFGGPDEVAAVLPADGRVHAVPGDHSLKKDVPAVATAAADWLLSL; from the coding sequence GTGAGGGAGGTCGCCACCCCGCTGGGCCCGGCCCGCGTGTACGCCTCCGAACCGGACGGCGCGGTGCGCGGCACGCTGGTGCTCGGCGGCGGTGCCGGCGGCGGGGTCGACGCCGCCGACCTGGTCGCGGTCGCCGGCGCCGGCTGTGCGGCCGGCTGGCGGGTGCTGCGGGTCGACCAGCCCTGGCGGGTGGCCGGGAAGCGGATCGCCCCTGCCCCGGCCCGGCTCGACGAGGGCTGGACCGCGGTGCTCGCCGGCCTGGCCGCCGACGGGCAGCTGACCGGGCCGCTGGTGCTCGGCGGCCGCAGCGCCGGAGCGCGGGTGGCCTGCCGGACGGCGTCGTCCGCGGGGGCGGCCGGGGTGCTGGCGCTGGCCTTCCCGCTGCACCCGCCGGGCCGGCCGGAGAAGAGCCGGGCCGCCGAGCTCGCGCTGGCCGGCGTCCCGCTGCTGGTGGTGCAGGGGCGCACCGACGCGTTCGGCGGGCCCGACGAGGTCGCCGCCGTGCTGCCCGCGGACGGCCGCGTGCACGCCGTCCCGGGCGACCACTCGCTGAAGAAGGACGTCCCCGCGGTCGCGACCGCTGCGGCCGACTGGCTGCTCTCGCTCTAG
- a CDS encoding SRPBCC family protein produces the protein MQLENSFTLPVPIDEAWRALSDAERSLPCLPGADVDSVDGPEAAGRIKVKLGPINLTYQGRVSVSASDPVAHRVVLDARGKDQRGNGTASAAVTVTLTAEGTGTRAEVSSDLTITGRPAQFGRGVMTDVAGKMLNQFADRLAAQLAAGDGGTVELPAAGAPEPTITERATAAVAKAAATTAGVVEEAAMSIEGTSGDTPAGEAARKAGAAAKKVAGAAADRAADAEQSATPVKKATPAKAAPAKAAPAKAAAKKAAPAKAGSTLPDPLAPPRKSAATPPPAGTPTSTGTQPVVPSVGGPATTPIMASVPPADSTAAAAATPPAPDSGTTQAISLPADDATPAGGAPAAGGTSPAASGTSPAASSTTPAASGNAPAASSGAPAASSSAPAASSTAPAASSTAPAADATLPAAAPVSAPVTPRKAPSKPPTGTTAPPNRPAGGGPGKGTPDSPRRPLAEADPKPIDRLQVSDGSALSKYAAPAAGATVLALLLALVLRRRRR, from the coding sequence GTGCAGCTCGAGAACTCGTTCACCCTGCCGGTGCCGATCGACGAGGCCTGGCGGGCGCTGAGCGACGCCGAGCGCAGCCTGCCGTGTCTGCCCGGGGCCGACGTCGACTCCGTCGACGGCCCGGAGGCCGCCGGCCGGATCAAGGTCAAGCTCGGGCCGATCAACCTGACCTACCAGGGCAGGGTCAGCGTCAGCGCGAGCGACCCGGTCGCGCACCGCGTCGTGCTCGACGCCCGCGGCAAGGACCAGCGCGGCAACGGCACCGCGTCGGCGGCGGTGACCGTGACGCTCACCGCCGAGGGCACCGGCACCCGCGCCGAGGTGTCCAGCGACCTGACCATCACCGGGCGCCCGGCCCAGTTCGGCCGCGGCGTGATGACCGACGTGGCGGGCAAGATGCTCAACCAGTTCGCCGACCGGCTCGCCGCCCAGCTGGCCGCCGGTGACGGCGGGACCGTCGAGCTGCCGGCCGCCGGTGCGCCGGAGCCCACGATCACGGAGCGGGCCACCGCGGCGGTGGCCAAGGCGGCGGCGACGACCGCAGGAGTGGTGGAGGAGGCAGCGATGTCGATCGAGGGAACCTCAGGCGACACCCCGGCCGGCGAGGCGGCCAGGAAGGCCGGCGCGGCCGCGAAGAAGGTCGCCGGTGCGGCGGCCGACCGGGCCGCGGACGCCGAGCAGAGCGCGACGCCGGTGAAGAAGGCCACCCCGGCCAAGGCAGCGCCAGCGAAGGCCGCGCCCGCCAAGGCCGCCGCCAAGAAGGCCGCGCCGGCCAAGGCCGGTTCCACCCTGCCCGACCCGCTGGCCCCGCCGCGCAAGAGCGCAGCCACCCCGCCGCCCGCCGGCACCCCGACGAGCACGGGCACCCAGCCGGTGGTCCCGTCGGTGGGCGGTCCGGCCACCACGCCGATCATGGCCAGCGTCCCGCCGGCCGACTCCACGGCGGCCGCGGCCGCGACGCCCCCCGCGCCCGACTCCGGGACGACCCAGGCGATCAGCCTGCCGGCCGACGACGCCACCCCCGCCGGCGGCGCCCCCGCCGCGGGCGGCACCTCCCCGGCTGCGAGCGGCACCTCCCCGGCCGCGAGCAGCACCACACCCGCGGCGAGCGGCAACGCCCCGGCGGCCAGCAGCGGCGCTCCCGCGGCGAGCAGCAGTGCCCCCGCGGCGAGCAGCACCGCGCCCGCGGCGAGCAGCACCGCGCCCGCCGCCGACGCGACCCTCCCGGCCGCGGCGCCGGTGAGCGCCCCGGTCACCCCGCGCAAGGCGCCGAGCAAGCCGCCGACCGGCACCACCGCGCCGCCGAACCGGCCCGCCGGTGGCGGCCCGGGCAAGGGCACGCCGGACTCCCCGCGCCGCCCGCTGGCCGAGGCCGACCCCAAGCCGATCGACCGGCTGCAGGTCAGCGACGGCTCCGCGCTGTCGAAGTACGCCGCCCCGGCCGCCGGCGCGACCGTGCTGGCGCTGCTGCTCGCCCTCGTCCTCCGCCGCCGCCGGCGCTGA
- a CDS encoding MFS transporter, whose product MSAAPPVETTQAPTHPATRTAVLAIVALALGGFAIGTTEFVTMGLLPDIASGVQASIPSGGHLISAYALGVVVGAPTIAALGARLPRRSLAIGLLVAFIAGNTLSAVAPGFTSLLLARFVAGLPHGAYFGVASLIAASLVPAHQRGRAVSSVMLGLASANVAGVPAATWLGQHLGWRSAYWAVVVVGALSVVAVLAVVPSVPGRAEATLRSELGALRRPQVVLTLLVATVGFGGMFAMYSYIAPTVTDEAHTSAGFVPVVLLAFGLGGVLGTALGGRLADRALFRSLVGATIAVGVLLGVMVLAAGQIVALTATVFAVAAAASTMVVLLQLRLMEVAGDAQMLGAALNHSALNAANALGAWLGGLVIAAGLGYRAPSAVGVGLAAVGLVFLAASARVRHRALAGR is encoded by the coding sequence GTGAGTGCAGCCCCTCCCGTCGAGACGACGCAGGCCCCGACCCACCCCGCGACCCGCACGGCGGTGCTGGCGATCGTGGCGCTGGCGCTCGGCGGCTTCGCGATCGGCACCACGGAGTTCGTCACCATGGGGCTGCTGCCCGACATCGCCTCCGGGGTGCAGGCGAGCATCCCCTCGGGCGGGCACCTCATCTCCGCCTACGCACTCGGCGTGGTGGTCGGCGCCCCCACCATCGCCGCGCTCGGCGCCCGGCTCCCGCGCCGCTCGCTGGCCATCGGCCTGCTCGTGGCCTTCATCGCCGGCAACACCCTCAGCGCCGTGGCCCCCGGTTTCACCAGCCTGCTGCTGGCCCGGTTCGTCGCCGGGCTGCCGCACGGCGCCTACTTCGGCGTCGCCTCGCTGATCGCGGCCTCCCTCGTGCCGGCCCACCAGCGCGGCCGGGCGGTCAGCTCGGTGATGCTGGGCCTGGCGTCGGCGAACGTGGCCGGCGTGCCCGCCGCGACCTGGCTGGGTCAGCACCTGGGCTGGCGCTCGGCGTACTGGGCCGTCGTCGTGGTGGGCGCGCTGTCGGTGGTCGCCGTGCTGGCCGTCGTGCCGTCGGTCCCGGGGCGGGCGGAGGCGACGCTGCGCTCCGAGCTGGGTGCGCTCCGCCGTCCGCAGGTGGTCCTGACGCTGCTCGTGGCCACGGTGGGGTTCGGCGGCATGTTCGCCATGTACAGCTACATCGCCCCGACTGTCACCGACGAGGCGCACACCTCGGCCGGCTTCGTGCCCGTGGTGCTGCTGGCCTTCGGCCTCGGCGGCGTGCTCGGGACGGCGCTGGGCGGACGGCTCGCCGACCGTGCCCTGTTCCGCTCGTTGGTGGGCGCCACGATCGCCGTCGGCGTGCTGCTCGGGGTGATGGTGCTGGCCGCCGGCCAGATCGTGGCGCTGACCGCCACGGTGTTCGCCGTCGCCGCGGCCGCCTCGACGATGGTGGTGCTGCTCCAGCTCCGGCTGATGGAGGTCGCCGGCGACGCCCAGATGCTGGGCGCTGCGCTCAACCACTCCGCGCTCAACGCCGCCAACGCCCTCGGCGCGTGGCTGGGCGGGCTGGTCATCGCCGCCGGGCTGGGCTACCGGGCGCCCAGTGCGGTCGGCGTGGGGCTGGCCGCCGTCGGGCTGGTCTTCCTGGCCGCCTCCGCGCGGGTCCGGCACCGGGCGCTGGCCGGTCGCTGA
- a CDS encoding fibronectin type III domain-containing protein has protein sequence MAAQQRPAQRRPAPGKGTRPAAGRTTRPAARRPQRRPRNRLGWLAPALLVGAVAVIAGVQVAPVVVELTASGTEVTNGIARQQLLDTTLPDRAVGMSGTGQAGMGGEEISAVAAQGARSGGFAVPQPPRPVGITVPVDTSYGVVPRYTPRPDPCGSSTTPRRIVPNAVAGPGSATVTWLADSREEVLSYRVSAVSQELVGGEQAGPVPVTVARPATCSELSATITGLVPGDAYVIWMEEEVRSRTTGVARMVEVGISAPVVIG, from the coding sequence ATGGCGGCACAGCAGCGTCCGGCTCAGCGGCGTCCGGCACCGGGGAAGGGCACCCGCCCGGCGGCGGGCCGGACCACGCGTCCGGCAGCTCGCCGTCCGCAGCGGCGACCGCGCAACCGGCTGGGCTGGCTGGCCCCGGCGCTGCTGGTGGGCGCGGTGGCGGTGATCGCCGGCGTCCAGGTGGCCCCGGTGGTGGTCGAGCTGACCGCCTCGGGCACCGAGGTGACCAACGGCATCGCCCGGCAGCAGCTGCTGGACACCACGCTGCCGGACAGGGCGGTCGGCATGTCCGGCACCGGCCAGGCCGGGATGGGCGGCGAGGAGATCAGTGCGGTGGCCGCCCAGGGCGCGCGCAGCGGCGGGTTCGCCGTCCCGCAGCCGCCCCGGCCGGTCGGCATCACGGTGCCGGTCGACACCTCGTACGGCGTCGTGCCGCGGTACACGCCACGGCCGGACCCCTGCGGCAGCTCGACGACGCCGCGGCGGATCGTGCCGAACGCGGTGGCCGGGCCGGGGTCGGCGACGGTGACGTGGCTGGCGGACTCCCGCGAGGAGGTGCTGTCCTACCGCGTCTCGGCGGTCAGCCAGGAGCTGGTCGGGGGCGAGCAGGCGGGCCCGGTCCCGGTGACGGTGGCCAGGCCCGCGACCTGCTCGGAGCTGAGCGCGACGATCACCGGCCTGGTGCCGGGTGACGCCTACGTCATCTGGATGGAGGAGGAGGTCCGCTCCCGCACCACCGGGGTGGCCCGGATGGTGGAGGTCGGGATCTCCGCCCCGGTCGTCATCGGCTGA
- a CDS encoding multidrug effflux MFS transporter, translating to MTATSDDTRTTAPSVGRPVTQAQLDALPSPVAEKPRTARTALTLGAFVALGPLTIDMYLPALPTITDELQTTSSAVQLTLTGTLVGLALGQLVLGPLSDRYGRRTPLLIGTSLHVLASLLVLVAPNVAVLGLLRVLQGAGAAAGAVIAIAVVRDLFDGRAAATMLSRLFLVLGVAPVLAPTIGGEILRFTSWRGVFALLAVYGVLLVAMGFFAVRETLPPERRSSNGVAGTLRSYGSLFHDRAYVGLVLVAGLTMAGLFAYVSGSSFVYQDEFGLDEQQFGLLFGAGAVFLIAATQLNPVLLRWFATARILVAGTIAGALAGATLLVLALTDTGGLFGVAAPLWAVLFAVGLALPNAPALALSRHGEKAGTAAALLGAVQFGVGAAVSPLVGLLGNDAVAMGTVIVGSLVLAIVVLVVVVRPWQLADPDRDSAAVVAH from the coding sequence ATGACCGCCACATCCGACGACACCCGGACGACCGCCCCGTCGGTCGGCCGGCCCGTCACCCAGGCCCAGCTGGACGCGCTGCCGTCGCCGGTGGCCGAGAAGCCGAGGACCGCCCGCACCGCGCTGACGCTGGGCGCGTTCGTCGCGCTCGGCCCGCTGACCATCGACATGTACCTGCCGGCGCTGCCGACGATCACCGACGAGCTGCAGACCACCTCCTCGGCGGTCCAGCTCACGCTCACCGGCACCCTGGTCGGGCTCGCGCTCGGCCAGCTCGTGCTCGGCCCGCTGTCGGACCGCTACGGCCGCCGCACCCCGCTGCTGATCGGCACGTCGCTGCACGTCCTGGCCTCGCTGCTGGTGCTCGTCGCCCCGAACGTCGCCGTCCTCGGCCTGCTGCGCGTGCTGCAGGGCGCGGGTGCGGCGGCCGGTGCGGTCATCGCGATCGCCGTCGTCCGGGACCTGTTCGACGGCCGGGCCGCGGCCACGATGCTGTCCCGGCTGTTCCTGGTGCTCGGCGTCGCGCCGGTGCTCGCGCCCACCATCGGCGGGGAGATCCTGCGCTTCACCTCCTGGCGCGGGGTCTTCGCGCTCCTGGCCGTCTACGGCGTGCTGCTGGTCGCCATGGGCTTCTTCGCCGTCCGCGAGACGCTGCCGCCCGAGCGCCGCAGCAGCAACGGGGTCGCCGGCACGCTGCGCAGCTACGGCTCGCTGTTCCACGACCGGGCCTACGTCGGCCTTGTGCTCGTCGCCGGCCTGACCATGGCCGGGCTGTTCGCCTACGTGTCGGGCTCCTCGTTCGTCTACCAGGACGAGTTCGGCCTCGACGAGCAGCAGTTCGGCCTGCTCTTCGGCGCCGGTGCGGTGTTCCTCATCGCCGCCACCCAGCTCAACCCGGTCCTGCTGCGCTGGTTCGCCACCGCGAGGATCCTGGTCGCCGGCACGATCGCCGGTGCCCTCGCGGGCGCGACGCTGCTCGTGCTGGCCCTCACCGACACCGGTGGCCTGTTCGGTGTCGCCGCCCCGCTGTGGGCGGTGCTGTTCGCCGTCGGCCTGGCCCTGCCCAACGCCCCGGCGCTCGCGCTGTCCCGGCACGGCGAGAAGGCCGGTACCGCGGCCGCACTGCTGGGCGCCGTGCAGTTCGGCGTCGGCGCGGCGGTCTCCCCGCTGGTCGGCCTGCTGGGCAACGACGCGGTGGCCATGGGCACGGTGATCGTCGGGTCGCTCGTGCTCGCCATCGTCGTCCTGGTGGTCGTCGTCCGGCCGTGGCAGCTGGCCGACCCGGACCGCGACAGCGCTGCGGTCGTCGCGCACTGA